GCGGCTCCACCGCCGCCTCGCCCAGTTCGGCGAACGCCTCCACCAGAGCGTCCGGCACGCCTTCCCGGCTGTTCTTCAGAAGCTCGATGTAGAACGGCAGCGCCCGCGGCGAACGGAACGCCCGGTACAGGTCGAAGATCTGCTCGGTCAGATCCGCCACCGCCTCCTCGTCTGCCGAACGGGCGAACTCGTCCAGCGCGTCCAGCGTCTCCTGCGGCCGCGCCAGCAGCGACCGCAGCAGCCGCTGATCGAATCCGATCCGGCCCTGTTCGGCCTGCCTCAGCAGTTCAAGCGCCGGCGTCTGGTCGTATTGCTCGGGGAAAATCGGCATGGCGGAAAAAATTGAGGCGGCGCTCCGGCGCCGCCCCGGGTGTGGATGAGGCTCGCAGAAACTACTCGCTCTCTTCCTTGTTGACGATCACCGGAATCTCCACGGAGACTTCCCGGTGCAGCTTCAGCGTCACCTTGTGCTCGCCCAGCGTCTTGATCGGGTGGTCGAGCACGATCTTCTTGCGGTCGATCGTGTAGCCCTGCTTCTCGAGCAGATCCGCGATGTCCTTGGCCGTCACGGAGCCGAACAGCTGATCCGCCTCGCCGGCTTTCTGCACCGTCGTCAGCGTCACCGACGCGAGCATCTTCGCCAGCTCCTCGGCAGCCGCCTTCTCCTTCGCCTCGCGCCGCAGCGCCGCCTGCCGCTCCTGCTCGACAATCTTTTTGTTGGCTTCCGTCGCAGGAACGGCCAGCCGCCGCGGCAGGAGGAAATTGCGCGCAAAGCCGTCGGCCACTTTCACCACCTGGCCGCGCGAGCCGAGTTTCTCGATGTCTTCACGAAGGATCACTTCCATCGCTCACTTCTCCTTCTCCACCGTTCCCACGAACGGCAGCAGCGCCATCGTGCGGGCGATCTTGATCGCCTCCGTGATCCGCCGCTGGTTCTGCGCGTTCAGCCCAGAGATGCGGCGCGGAATGATCTTGCCCCGCTCGGTGAGGAATTGGGACAGCAGTTTGACGTCTTTGTAGTCGATGTAATCGATCTTTTCCAGGCAGATCCGGTCGACTTTCTTGCGCCGGAAATACTGCCGCTTGCCGGTGGCGATGGCCTTGTCCGTGCCGGTCGGCTTCTGGCTGGCTGCGATCGGACGTCCGCTCTTCTGTTCTGCCATGACTGGTGCCTCCCTTTCCTACCCTCAGGATTCCTGCGCCTCGGCCGGCGCGGGCACGCCCGGCGCCGGAGCGGCGGGCGCCGCCGGCATCGCGGGCGCGGCGGCCGGCTGCGGGGCGGGCCGCTTCCGCGCGCGCTTCTCGCGCTGCTTCGTCTTCTTGGCCAGCTTCTTCAGCTTCTCGTCGATCCGCACCGTCACCCAGCGCATCACCATGTCGGTCACGCGCATGCGGTGCTCGATCTCCTTCACCGGCTCGGGCGGCGCCGTGAACTGAATCAGCACGTAGTAGCCTTCCGTGAACTTGCCGATCTTGTAGGCCAGCTTGCGCCGCCCCCACTTGTCCACCTTGTCCACGGTTCCGCCGGCCCCGGTGATGAGGCCCTTGATCTGCTCGATGAACGCGTCGATCTGTTCTTCCGGCGTGTCCGGCTCGACGATGAAGAATTCCTCGTAGATTCTCATTCTTCCTCTTTCTCTTTGCCGCGGGCGCGGCGGTTGTAAGCCGCCATGGCCTTGTCGACGCCCTCGGTGATGATGGATTCGGCTGCGGCGCAGGCTTCCTCCAGCAGCCGGTCCAGTTCCTGCCTCTGCCCGCTCCGGAAAGGAGCGAGCACGAACTTCGCGCCATCCCGGACCTCGTGGCCCGGGTGGATGCCCAGCCGCAGCCGGGCGAAATCCTGCCGGCCCAGGCAGCGGATGATGTCCTCCACGCCGTGGTGCCCGCCGGCCGAGCCCTTCGGACGGATCCGCAGGCTCAGCCACGGCAGGTCCAGATCGTCGTAGATGACAACCAGCCGCTCCGGACCCAGCTCCAGCTTCTCAAGCAGCCCTTTCACGGACTGCCCGCTCAGATTCATGAACGTCTGCGGCTTGGCCAGCAGAACCGTCTTCCCGCCGATCTGGCCCTGCCCGACCAGAGCCCGGCACTCGTACCGGCTCAGCCGGATCGAGTGCCGCTGCGCCAGCCTGTCCACGGCGAGGAAGCCCAGGTTGTGCGGCGTCCATTCGTATTCGGGACCCGGATTGCCGAGCCCCACCACCAGCACATCGACTTCCGCCATGGCATGCCGGCCGGCGCCGCCTTACTTCTTCTTCTCCGCGCCTTCCTCTTCCTTCTTGCCCTTCTTCACGACCTCGGGCTCGGCGGCGGCAGCGCCTTCCGCGCCCTCGGCGATCTCCACCGAGCCGCGCGTCGCCACCACGTGCGAAATCACCAGGTCCGGCGGGCTCAGCAGCTTCATCGTGCCGCTCAGCGGCACGTCGCCGGCGCGCAGGCTCTGGCCGATCCGCAACGCCGAGACGTCGACGGTGAAGTGCTCCGGAATCTCGTCCGGCAGGCACTCGATCTCGATCTCGCGGCTGACGATCTCATGCAGCCCGCCCTGCTCCTTCACGCCGCGCGGATCGCCCGTCGTGTGCACCGGCACTTTCACGTGCAGCCGCTTGGTCAGGTCGATCCGCTTCATGTCGATGTGCAGCAGGTTGCTCTTCACCGGGTCGTGCTGCCAGTCGACCACCATCACCGGCGTCGTCTCCACGCCCTGGATGTCCAGGTTGAAGATCGTGTTCACGCCGGAGGAGGAGTGCAGGATCTTCTCGATCTCCTTCGGGCTGACGCTGACCGCCACCGACTCCTTGCCCGCGCCGTAGACAACCGCCGGAATGCGCATGCGCGCCCGCAGCCGCCGGGCTTCGTTCTTGCCCCGCGCCGGCCGCGGTTCGGCGGCGATCGTGATGTCCTTTCTCATAACGCTGCTCCTGTCTTTCTCTCAGACGAATAAACTGCTCACCGACGTGGCTTCGTGAATGCTCTGGATCGCTTTCGCCAGCAGCGGAGCCACGGACAATACCCGGATGCGCGCGCACGAGCGCGCCTCTTCGCGCAGCGGGATCGAATCCGAGACGATCACCTCCCGCAGCGCGGACTTCTCGATGTTGCTGATCGCCGGTCCCGAAAGGATCGGATGCGTCGCGCAGGCGGTGACGCTCGCCGCGCCCGCCTCCAGCAACGCCTTGCTCGACTTGCCCAGCGTGCCCGCCGTGTCGATCAGGTCGTCCACCAGCAGGCAGTCCAGCCCCTTCACGTCGCCGATGATGTTCATCACGTCGCTTTCGTTGGGCCGCTCCCGCCTCTTGTCGATGATCGCCAGCGGCGCGTCCAGCCTCTTGGCGAACGCCCGCGCACGCTCCACGCCGCCCGCGTCGGGCGACACGACGATCAGACGCGACAGGTCGAAATTCTTCTTCACGTACTCGATCATCACCGGCGCCGAAAACAGGTGGTCCACCGGGATGTCGAAAAATCCCTGGATCTGCGCCGCGTGCAGGTCCAGCGTCAGCAGCCGGTCCGCGCCCGCCCTTTCCAGCATGCTCGCGATGACCTTGGCCGAGATCGGCACGCGCGGGCGGTCCTTCCGGTCCTGCCGGGCGTAGCCGTAGTACGGCATCACCGCCGTGATCCGGTCCGCCGAGGCGCGCTTCAGCGCGTCGATCATCAGGATCAGCTCCATCAGGTGCCGGTCGGCGGGCGGACAGGTGGGCTGAATCACGAACACGTCCGCGCCGCGCACGTTTTCCGTGATCTGCACCCAGATCTCGCCGTCGGAAAACGTCTTCACGGTCGCGCCGGCGAGCTCCACTCCGAGCTCGCGGCAGATCGCCTGCGCAAGCGCCGGGTTGGCGTTCCCGCTCAGAACCTTGAACCGATTACAATTCATCGCTCCCATACCGGCTCGCGGGCGGCCATTCGTTTCCGATCACGTGGTCCCGCAAAGCGCCCAGCACGCGCGCACGATACCGCGCCCGGCCGAGCATCGTCGTCGAGAAAACTTTCAGAGGTTCCTTGGAAAATTGCGGAAGGGCTCCCTGAAGTTTGGCCCGGTCTGGAAACACCCCGAAGAGTGCTGCCCCGCTGCCGGAGAGCCGTGCAGCATGAGCCCCGAACCGTTCGAGTTTTCTCTTCCACCGCGCGAGCTCCGGATGAAGCCCGAACACGGCAGCCTCGAAATCGTTCTCTGAGCCGGACAGATCTTCCATCCGCCAGACAAACGATTGGAAAACATTCAGTTTACGGGAATCGACGGGAGAAGTCAATGCGGGCCGCCCCAGCGCCCGGTACGCCTCGGCCGTCGACACGTGCACCGGCGGCGCCACGATCAGCACGGCGTGCGGCGGCGCCTCCGGCAGTGGATAGAGCTCTTCTCCCCGCCCCAGCCCCAGCGCCGTCCCGCCGTAGAGGAAGAACGGCACGTCGCTGCCGAGCGATTCCGCCATCGCGCGCAGCGTCTCCATCCCCGCCCGCCGCCCGGTGAGCGGTCCCAGCGCCAGCAGCACCGCCGCCGCATTGCTCGATCCGCCCCCGAGCCCCGCCCCCATCGGAATCCGCTTCCGCAGCTTCATGCGCAGCGCGCCGCGCACACGGCAGCGCTCGCAGAACAGCCGCGCCGCGCGCAGCACGAGGTTGTCGGGGATCGCCAGCGCATCGTCGAGCGCGATCTCGAGCCCGCGCCGCGCCGGCTCGAACTCGAACTCGATGCGGTCGGCCAGGCCGACCGTCTGAAACACGGTGCGGAGCTCGTGATAGCCGTCCGGCCGCCTGCCCAGCACTTTCAGGCTGAGATTCACCTTCGCGAACGAAGGCACGGCGGCGCGGCGCACAGGCATCACTTCTCGTAATGAAGCAGAGAGAACACGTCATAGCCGGCCAGCTTGCTGCGGCCGTGCAGAAAGTCGAGCTCCACCAGGAATCCCAGACCCGCCACGACTCCGCCGAGCTTTTCGACCAGCTTCGCCACCGCCGCCGCCGTCCCGCCCGTCGCCAGCACGTCGTCGATGATCAGCACGCGCTGCCCCGGCGCTATGGCGTCCCTGTGCATCTGCAGGCTGTCGGTGCCGTACTCGAGCGCGTACTCGACGCTCACCGTCTCGGCGGGGAGCTTGCCGGGCTTGCGCACGGGCACGAACCCCGCGCCGAGCGCATACGCCATGGCGGGGGCGAAGAAGAAGCCCCGCGCCTCGACGCCGACGACGAGATCGACGGCGATCCCCTCGTAATGGCGCTTCAGCGCGTCGATGGTCTCTTTCCACCCCTGAGGATGCTTCAGCAGCGTCGTGATGTCGTAGAAATTGATGCCGGGTTTGGGGAAGTCCGGCACCTCGCGGATAAGGCTCTTGAGATCCAGCATGGGAACAGGCGGATTCAGGACCGGATCGAGAATCCACTTGATTGTAACAGAGGCGCCTCCTGCTCCTCGACATGTCTCACGTCGCTGAAGCGCGGTCCCTGTCTGAGCCGCATCGAGAATTCATCGAGCTGCTCCGGCGTGCCGCAGGCGTAGACCTCGACGCTGCCGTCGTCGCAGTTGCGCACCCAGCCGCTCAAGCCGATCTGCGAAGCCCAATTCTGCGCCCACCAGCGGTAGCCGACGCCCTGCACCCGCCCCTTGACGATGAACCGCCGCGCCTGTTTGCTGCGCCTGACTGCCATCGTTTCGATTATCTTCCCGCAGGGGCGCCGGCGCGAATCGGCGTGCTGCCGGGTTCGCGGACGGCTTCGCCGGGCGGGAGGCTGAGGGCGCCGCGGAACAAGTTCGATGCGGGGTTTCGATGCGGGGTGCAGCGCGGGCGGGGAATTTCGATTTTGCCCCCTTTTGAACGGGGCTCAGGTCTGACAGATGCCGGCCGCGGCCGACCTCGTTATGTTCGAGTCTCAATCCCCTTTTGAACGGGGCTCAGGTCTGACGAGAAGACCGACTGGTCCACCATTCCATAACCGTCTCAATCCCCTTTTGAACGGGGCTCAGGTCTGACCGGATCTACAAGTATGGGGTCATCCCCGTTGTGTCTCAATCCCCTTTTGAACGGGGCTCAGGTCTGACCAATGGCTGTCCTTGGATACAACCAAAACCCTACGTCTCAATCCCCTTTTGAACGGGGCTCAGGTCTGACCAATGGCTGTCCTTGGATACAACCAAAACCCTACGTCTCAATCCCCTTTTGAACGGGGCTCAGGTCTGACGAGCAGGTGTCGATCAGCGAGGCGCTGGATGTCTCAATCCCCTTTTGAACGGGGCTCAGGTCTGACTTATGGGAGACGTAGCCCGATACCGGGTGTCCTGTCTCAATCCCCTTTTGAACGGGGCTCAGGTCTGACTCTCTGAGCTTCAAAAAGCTCAAGAAAGAGGGTCTCAATCCCCTTTTGAACGGGGCTCAGGTCTGACACTGAAATATGTAACTTCCAACACAGGTTTATGTCTCAATCCCCTTTTGAACGGGGCTCAGGTCTGACTGAGCGGTCGGTGGATCGACTGGCAGACAGCTGTCTCAATCCCCTTTTGAACGGGGCTCAGGTCTGACTGATGGAGTGGATCAAACAGCAAAAACCCGCTGGGTCTCAATCCCCTTTTGAACGGGGCTCAGGTCTGACCCTGGCGCATGGGGATTTTACAAAGTGCAATGTCTCAATCCCCTTTTGAACGGGGCTCAGGTCTGACGGATGACTTGTAAAGAAATGCTGTTGGAGATCGTCTCAATCCCCTTTTGAACGGGGCTCAGGTCTGACGACTTAAATTTGAAACCATTGCGGAATGGCTGTCTCAATCCCCTTTTGAACGGGGCTCAGGTCTGACGTCGACAGGCCCTTGAACATGGTTTACGATCTGTCTCAATCCCCTTTTGAACGGGGCTCAGGTCTGACACAAACATCCGGCAATAGGGCAATCGGGGTGAATGTCTCAATCCCCTTTTGAACGGGGCTCAGGTCTGACACAGTGTGATTCATGCACCCGTCCGATGCTTTTGTCTCAATCCCCTTTTGAACGGGGCTCAGGTCTGACACTCAGGATCGCTAAGAGAGATTTGAAGCCTGGTCTCAATCCCCTTTTGAACGGGGCTCAGGTCTGACGAGGGGGGAGGCGTATCCGATCAGTGACGATCCGTCTCAATCCCCTTTTGAACGGGGCTCAGGTCTGACCCTCCAGCACTTCGATGCCGGCCGGCGCGCATTGTCTCAATCCCCTTTTGAACGGGGCTCAGGTCTGACCAAGAAGGATGGGTGCTGAAATACCCTACTTGTCTCAATCCCCTTTTGAACGGGGCTCAGGTCTGACTAAGCCTGAGCGGGGCAATTTCGGGCGGAGAGTCTCAATCCCCTTTTGAACGGGGCTCAGGTCTGACAGGCGGACGCCGGAAGCCGGAAGCGGACGCCGGGTCTCAATCCCCTTTTGAACGGGGCTCAGGTCTGACTCAGACTTCCACTAGTGGCATTGGAAGGAAATGTCTCAATCCCCTTTTGAACGGGGCTCAGGTCTGACAAGTTGCGTGCGGCGATAGTATAGCACAGATCGTCTCAATCCCCTTTTGAACGGGGCTCAGGTCTGACGTACAGTTGCTTCAAGTTGTTGAAAAGAAAGGTC
This DNA window, taken from Bryobacteraceae bacterium, encodes the following:
- the rplI gene encoding 50S ribosomal protein L9 is translated as MEVILREDIEKLGSRGQVVKVADGFARNFLLPRRLAVPATEANKKIVEQERQAALRREAKEKAAAEELAKMLASVTLTTVQKAGEADQLFGSVTAKDIADLLEKQGYTIDRKKIVLDHPIKTLGEHKVTLKLHREVSVEIPVIVNKEESE
- the pth gene encoding peptidyl-tRNA hydrolase — translated: MAEVDVLVVGLGNPGPEYEWTPHNLGFLAVDRLAQRHSIRLSRYECRALVGQGQIGGKTVLLAKPQTFMNLSGQSVKGLLEKLELGPERLVVIYDDLDLPWLSLRIRPKGSAGGHHGVEDIIRCLGRQDFARLRLGIHPGHEVRDGAKFVLAPFRSGQRQELDRLLEEACAAAESIITEGVDKAMAAYNRRARGKEKEEE
- the rplY gene encoding 50S ribosomal protein L25 — encoded protein: MRKDITIAAEPRPARGKNEARRLRARMRIPAVVYGAGKESVAVSVSPKEIEKILHSSSGVNTIFNLDIQGVETTPVMVVDWQHDPVKSNLLHIDMKRIDLTKRLHVKVPVHTTGDPRGVKEQGGLHEIVSREIEIECLPDEIPEHFTVDVSALRIGQSLRAGDVPLSGTMKLLSPPDLVISHVVATRGSVEIAEGAEGAAAAEPEVVKKGKKEEEGAEKKK
- the prs gene encoding ribose-phosphate pyrophosphokinase, yielding MGAMNCNRFKVLSGNANPALAQAICRELGVELAGATVKTFSDGEIWVQITENVRGADVFVIQPTCPPADRHLMELILMIDALKRASADRITAVMPYYGYARQDRKDRPRVPISAKVIASMLERAGADRLLTLDLHAAQIQGFFDIPVDHLFSAPVMIEYVKKNFDLSRLIVVSPDAGGVERARAFAKRLDAPLAIIDKRRERPNESDVMNIIGDVKGLDCLLVDDLIDTAGTLGKSSKALLEAGAASVTACATHPILSGPAISNIEKSALREVIVSDSIPLREEARSCARIRVLSVAPLLAKAIQSIHEATSVSSLFV
- the ispE gene encoding 4-diphosphocytidyl-2-C-methyl-D-erythritol kinase; translation: MPVRRAAVPSFAKVNLSLKVLGRRPDGYHELRTVFQTVGLADRIEFEFEPARRGLEIALDDALAIPDNLVLRAARLFCERCRVRGALRMKLRKRIPMGAGLGGGSSNAAAVLLALGPLTGRRAGMETLRAMAESLGSDVPFFLYGGTALGLGRGEELYPLPEAPPHAVLIVAPPVHVSTAEAYRALGRPALTSPVDSRKLNVFQSFVWRMEDLSGSENDFEAAVFGLHPELARWKRKLERFGAHAARLSGSGAALFGVFPDRAKLQGALPQFSKEPLKVFSTTMLGRARYRARVLGALRDHVIGNEWPPASRYGSDEL
- a CDS encoding adenine phosphoribosyltransferase, with translation MLDLKSLIREVPDFPKPGINFYDITTLLKHPQGWKETIDALKRHYEGIAVDLVVGVEARGFFFAPAMAYALGAGFVPVRKPGKLPAETVSVEYALEYGTDSLQMHRDAIAPGQRVLIIDDVLATGGTAAAVAKLVEKLGGVVAGLGFLVELDFLHGRSKLAGYDVFSLLHYEK
- the acyP gene encoding acylphosphatase is translated as MAVRRSKQARRFIVKGRVQGVGYRWWAQNWASQIGLSGWVRNCDDGSVEVYACGTPEQLDEFSMRLRQGPRFSDVRHVEEQEAPLLQSSGFSIRS